From a region of the Sinorhizobium sp. B11 genome:
- a CDS encoding sugar phosphate isomerase/epimerase, producing the protein MQIEGLSINLATIREQCGFAEAVDICLKHGITSIAPWRDQVAKAGLDEAVRIVKSNGIKLTGLCRGGFFPAANEADWQKNLDDNRRAIDEAAAFSADCLVLVVGGLPGSSKDIVAARQMVFDGIAAVLPHAQAAGVKLAIEPLHPMYAADRACVNTLGQALDMCEQLGQDVGVAVDVYHVWWDPDLANQIARAGRMKRIFAHHICDWLVPTKDMLLDRGMMGDGVIDLKGIRRMVEAAGFFGAQEVEIFSAENWWKRPADEVIATCVERFRSCCQI; encoded by the coding sequence ATGCAGATCGAAGGACTTTCGATCAACCTTGCGACGATCCGCGAGCAATGCGGCTTCGCCGAAGCCGTCGATATCTGCCTGAAACACGGCATCACCTCGATCGCACCCTGGCGCGATCAGGTTGCCAAGGCCGGCCTCGACGAGGCTGTGCGGATCGTCAAATCGAACGGGATCAAATTGACGGGGCTCTGCCGCGGCGGCTTCTTTCCGGCGGCAAACGAGGCGGACTGGCAGAAAAACCTGGACGACAACCGACGTGCCATCGACGAGGCGGCAGCCTTTTCGGCCGATTGCCTCGTGCTCGTCGTCGGCGGATTGCCGGGCAGTTCGAAGGATATCGTCGCGGCGCGCCAGATGGTGTTCGACGGCATTGCCGCCGTGTTGCCGCATGCTCAGGCTGCGGGCGTGAAGCTCGCAATCGAGCCGCTGCATCCGATGTATGCCGCCGACCGCGCCTGCGTGAACACGCTTGGCCAGGCGCTCGATATGTGCGAGCAACTCGGCCAGGATGTCGGCGTCGCCGTCGATGTCTATCACGTCTGGTGGGATCCCGATCTTGCCAACCAGATTGCCCGCGCCGGACGGATGAAGCGCATCTTTGCGCACCATATCTGTGATTGGCTGGTGCCGACCAAGGACATGCTGCTCGACCGCGGCATGATGGGCGATGGCGTTATCGATCTCAAAGGCATAAGACGGATGGTGGAGGCCGCCGGCTTCTTCGGCGCACAGGAGGTCGAAATCTTCTCCGCTGAAAACTGGTGGAAGCGCCCTGCCGACGAGGTGATCGCCACCTGCGTCGAGCGGTTCAGGAGCTGCTGCCAGATCTAG
- a CDS encoding dihydrodipicolinate synthase family protein produces the protein MTTINLPLDGKIAPYTLTGTPIELKKRDAKSFPRIAFAAAHVVADPLADNDPWLTPAIDWERTLAFRHRLWDLGLGVAEAMDTAQRGMGLGWPEARELIRRALGEAASRKDALIACGAGTDHLTPGPDVTIDTIIRAYEEQLETVEAVGGRIILMASRALAAAAKGPDDYIKVYDRILRQVKEPVVIHWLGEMFDPALAGYWGNGDHMKAMETCLQAIEANAAKVDGIKISLLSKEKEVTMRRQLPKGVRMYTGDDFNYAELIAGDEHGHSDALLGIFDAIAPAASAALDALGRKSNHEFFDLLEPTVPLSRHIFKAPTRFYKTGVVFLAYLNGLQDHFTMIGGQQSTRSLTHLAELFRLADKARVLADPDLATDRMKQVLAVHGVH, from the coding sequence GTGACGACGATCAATCTTCCTCTCGACGGCAAGATCGCTCCTTATACGCTGACCGGCACGCCGATCGAACTCAAGAAGCGGGACGCCAAGAGCTTCCCGCGCATCGCTTTTGCCGCGGCCCATGTCGTCGCCGATCCGCTGGCCGACAACGATCCCTGGTTGACGCCGGCGATCGACTGGGAACGCACCCTCGCCTTCCGCCATCGCCTCTGGGATCTCGGTCTCGGCGTTGCCGAAGCTATGGATACGGCGCAGCGCGGCATGGGGCTTGGCTGGCCGGAGGCCCGCGAGCTTATCCGCCGCGCACTTGGCGAAGCCGCCTCCCGCAAGGACGCGCTGATTGCCTGTGGCGCCGGTACCGACCATCTGACGCCCGGCCCCGACGTGACGATCGACACGATCATCCGGGCTTACGAGGAACAGCTCGAGACGGTGGAAGCCGTCGGCGGTCGCATCATCCTCATGGCAAGCCGTGCCCTAGCCGCGGCAGCCAAGGGGCCGGACGATTATATCAAGGTCTATGACCGCATTCTTCGCCAGGTGAAGGAACCCGTCGTCATCCACTGGCTCGGCGAAATGTTCGACCCGGCGCTGGCCGGCTATTGGGGCAATGGCGACCACATGAAGGCCATGGAAACCTGCCTGCAGGCAATTGAAGCCAATGCCGCCAAAGTCGACGGCATCAAGATCTCGCTTCTTTCCAAGGAGAAGGAAGTGACGATGCGCCGGCAGCTGCCGAAGGGCGTGCGCATGTATACTGGCGACGACTTCAACTACGCCGAACTGATCGCCGGCGATGAGCATGGCCATTCGGACGCGCTGCTCGGCATTTTCGACGCCATCGCACCTGCGGCTTCGGCCGCACTCGACGCGCTTGGCCGCAAGAGTAACCACGAATTCTTCGACCTGCTCGAGCCGACCGTTCCGCTGTCGCGCCACATCTTCAAGGCACCGACACGCTTCTACAAGACCGGCGTCGTCTTCCTCGCCTATCTCAACGGTCTGCAGGACCATTTCACGATGATCGGCGGCCAGCAGAGCACACGTTCGCTCACGCATCTGGCGGAGCTTTTCCGCCTTGCCGACAAGGCCCGGGTTCTTGCCGATCCGGACCTTGCAACTGATCGCATGAAGCAGGTGCTTGCCGTTCACGGCGTTCATTGA
- a CDS encoding Gfo/Idh/MocA family oxidoreductase — protein MARLGIILHGVTGRMGYNQHLVRSILAFRDQGGITLKSGEKLEIDPIIVGRNGAKMEELARKHNIKRWSTDLDAALANPDDAIFFDAGTTLMRAELLSKALDAGKHVYCEKPISDDLQVAIDLARKARASGLKHGVVQDKLFLPGLRKLALLRDSGFFGKILSVRGEFGYWVFEGDWGVPAQRPSWNYRKADGGGIILDMLCHWRYVLDNLFGEVKAVSCLGATHIPTRIDEQGKPYNCDTDDAAYATFELEGGAIAQVNSSWAVRVRRDDLVTFQVDGTHGSAVAGLTKCWSQHRVNTPKPVWNPDQPQTIDFYKTWDEVPDTQVFDNGFKAQWEMFIRHVVEDAPWPYGLEAGAKGVQLAELGLKSWAERRWLDVPALEF, from the coding sequence GTGGCACGTTTGGGGATCATTTTGCACGGCGTTACCGGCCGTATGGGTTACAACCAGCACCTCGTTCGTTCGATCCTCGCCTTTCGCGATCAGGGCGGCATCACGCTGAAATCAGGCGAGAAACTGGAAATCGATCCGATCATCGTCGGCCGCAACGGCGCGAAGATGGAGGAGCTTGCCCGCAAGCATAACATCAAGCGCTGGTCGACCGATCTTGATGCTGCGCTCGCCAATCCCGATGACGCCATCTTCTTCGATGCCGGAACGACGCTGATGCGTGCAGAGCTGCTGTCCAAGGCGCTCGATGCCGGCAAGCACGTCTATTGCGAAAAGCCCATCTCCGACGACCTGCAGGTTGCGATCGACCTAGCCCGCAAGGCGCGTGCCTCCGGCCTCAAGCACGGCGTGGTGCAGGACAAGCTCTTCCTGCCCGGCCTGCGCAAGCTTGCGCTGCTGCGCGATTCCGGCTTCTTCGGCAAGATCCTCTCTGTGCGCGGCGAATTCGGCTACTGGGTCTTCGAAGGGGACTGGGGCGTGCCGGCCCAGCGCCCGTCCTGGAACTACCGCAAGGCCGATGGCGGCGGCATCATCCTCGATATGCTGTGCCACTGGCGCTATGTGCTCGATAATCTCTTCGGCGAGGTGAAGGCCGTTTCCTGCCTGGGTGCAACCCATATTCCCACCCGTATCGATGAACAGGGCAAGCCCTACAACTGCGATACCGATGATGCAGCCTATGCGACCTTCGAGCTGGAAGGCGGCGCGATCGCGCAGGTCAATTCATCCTGGGCCGTGCGTGTTCGCCGCGATGACCTCGTGACCTTCCAGGTGGACGGCACGCATGGCTCGGCCGTTGCCGGGCTGACGAAATGCTGGAGCCAGCATCGCGTCAATACGCCAAAGCCTGTCTGGAACCCCGACCAGCCGCAGACGATCGACTTCTACAAGACCTGGGACGAAGTGCCGGATACGCAGGTCTTCGACAATGGCTTCAAGGCGCAGTGGGAAATGTTCATCCGTCACGTGGTCGAAGACGCTCCGTGGCCCTATGGCCTGGAAGCCGGCGCCAAGGGCGTTCAGCTTGCAGAACTCGGCCTGAAATCCTGGGCCGAGCGCCGCTGGCTCGATGTCCCCGCCCTGGAGTTTTGA
- a CDS encoding TetR family transcriptional regulator produces the protein MNDTGESAKKKIKRPSTERTAQRDPERTRAAILEAATREFAENGMGGARVDSIAERAGTNKRMLYHYFGDKEQLYLRVLEEAYVSIRTAERALNIGTRSPEEGIGELALFTWRYFLQHPEFLSLLGTENLHRARWLRQSVRLKELHSHLIGELSQVLEEGKKAGVFIETADPLHVYLTIASLGYFYLSNQYTLSTIFGRDLITPASLETWERHIVHVTLASIKR, from the coding sequence ATGAACGACACAGGGGAGAGCGCAAAAAAGAAGATCAAGCGTCCATCCACCGAACGAACCGCCCAACGCGATCCGGAGCGCACACGTGCGGCCATTCTTGAAGCCGCCACACGGGAATTTGCCGAAAACGGCATGGGCGGCGCGCGGGTCGATTCCATTGCCGAGCGCGCCGGCACCAACAAGCGTATGCTCTACCATTATTTCGGCGACAAGGAGCAGCTCTATCTTCGCGTCCTCGAAGAAGCCTATGTCAGCATCCGCACCGCCGAGCGCGCCCTGAACATCGGCACGCGCAGCCCTGAGGAAGGCATTGGGGAACTCGCCCTCTTCACTTGGCGCTACTTCCTGCAGCATCCGGAGTTCCTCAGCCTGCTCGGCACGGAAAATCTGCACCGCGCCCGCTGGCTGCGCCAGTCCGTGCGGCTGAAGGAACTGCACTCGCACCTGATCGGCGAGCTTTCGCAGGTCCTGGAAGAGGGCAAAAAGGCTGGCGTCTTCATCGAGACCGCCGATCCGCTGCATGTCTATCTGACAATCGCCTCACTTGGCTATTTCTACCTTTCAAACCAGTACACACTTTCGACGATCTTCGGCCGCGATCTCATCACGCCAGCGAGTCTCGAGACCTGGGAACGCCACATCGTTCACGTCACGCTCGCTTCGATAAAGCGCTGA
- a CDS encoding ABC transporter substrate-binding protein has product MSFRVSRRNFMAGGATLLSLSALGNSAFAQENRLRLIWWGSQPRADRTNKVSDLFKTKNSGVAITGEFLGWADYWPRLATQVAGRNAPDVIQMDYRYIVEYARRGALAPLESYMPSKLQLDDFDPAQIEGGKVDGHFYGVSLGANSAATVINTVAFKEAGIDVPTNKTTWEEFGKIGAEITKAGKRKGYFGFADGSGGEPLFENYLRQRGKALYTTDSKIAFGAEDASEWFDMWAKFREAGACVTPDIQALYKDTIDTSPLTVGKAACDYAHSNQFVGYQAMVKDKLMLSNYMRIKPDSKGGHYRKPSMFFSVSAQSKAIDQAVDYVNFFVKNPDAAKILDVERGIPESKAMRDVVAGTLDETGKVPLEYVSGLGDLAGPLPPPPPTGAGEGQVVLRTISEQVAFGQLTPADAGKQLVDEITRILARG; this is encoded by the coding sequence ATGTCTTTTCGTGTAAGCAGACGTAATTTCATGGCGGGCGGAGCAACGCTCCTTTCGCTTTCGGCGCTCGGAAACAGCGCTTTTGCCCAGGAAAACCGCTTGCGTCTCATCTGGTGGGGCTCTCAGCCGCGCGCTGACCGCACCAACAAGGTCTCAGACCTTTTCAAGACGAAAAACAGCGGTGTTGCCATCACCGGCGAATTCCTCGGATGGGCCGATTACTGGCCGCGCCTCGCTACGCAGGTGGCCGGCCGCAACGCCCCTGACGTCATCCAGATGGATTATCGCTACATCGTCGAATATGCCCGACGCGGCGCTCTTGCTCCGCTGGAATCCTATATGCCCTCGAAGCTGCAGCTCGATGATTTCGATCCGGCGCAGATCGAAGGCGGCAAGGTCGACGGCCATTTCTATGGTGTCAGCCTCGGCGCGAACTCGGCAGCGACCGTCATCAACACGGTTGCCTTCAAGGAAGCCGGCATCGATGTGCCGACCAACAAGACGACCTGGGAAGAATTCGGCAAGATCGGTGCTGAAATCACCAAGGCCGGCAAGCGCAAGGGCTATTTCGGCTTTGCCGATGGCAGTGGCGGCGAGCCGCTCTTCGAAAACTACCTGCGCCAGCGCGGAAAGGCGCTCTACACGACGGATTCGAAGATTGCCTTCGGTGCCGAGGATGCGTCCGAATGGTTCGACATGTGGGCCAAGTTCCGTGAGGCCGGCGCCTGCGTAACGCCGGACATTCAGGCGCTCTACAAGGATACGATCGACACCAGCCCGCTGACCGTCGGCAAGGCTGCCTGCGACTACGCCCACTCCAACCAGTTCGTTGGCTATCAGGCGATGGTCAAGGACAAGCTTATGCTCAGCAACTATATGAGGATCAAGCCGGACTCGAAGGGTGGACACTACCGCAAGCCTTCGATGTTCTTCTCGGTTTCCGCCCAGTCCAAGGCGATCGATCAGGCTGTCGACTACGTCAACTTCTTCGTCAAGAACCCCGATGCTGCCAAGATCCTCGATGTTGAGCGCGGTATTCCGGAATCGAAGGCGATGCGTGACGTCGTTGCCGGCACGCTCGATGAAACCGGCAAGGTCCCGCTCGAATATGTCAGCGGTCTCGGCGATCTCGCAGGCCCGCTTCCGCCCCCGCCGCCAACCGGCGCCGGCGAAGGCCAGGTCGTGCTCCGCACTATCTCGGAGCAGGTCGCTTTCGGCCAACTTACCCCGGCTGATGCCGGTAAACAGCTCGTGGATGAAATCACGCGAATTCTCGCGCGGGGTTGA
- a CDS encoding sugar ABC transporter permease: protein MTNAMRTSAGAVTVERYQGVRADGRLRRLWNANAPGYLFLLPWLIGFFGLTLGPALISLYLSFTDFDMLRAPGWVGAANYVRIATADPKFASAMSVTLTYVVLSVPFKLTFALLVALALNRGLRGLPIYRAIFYLPSLLGGSVAIAVLWRQLFASDGLVNAALSHFGIVGPSWISHPSYSIYTLVALSVWQFGSPMIIFLAGLRQIPQDMYEAASLDGASKFRQFYKITLPLLTPVIFFNAVVQTIDAFKAFTPAFIISGGTGGPINSTLFYTLYLYQEAFGNFRMGYASALAWILVVIIAIFTAFSFLTSRYWVHYDD, encoded by the coding sequence ATGACCAATGCGATGCGCACGTCCGCAGGGGCGGTAACCGTGGAAAGATATCAGGGAGTACGGGCTGACGGACGCCTCCGGCGGCTGTGGAATGCCAATGCTCCCGGCTATCTCTTTCTGCTTCCGTGGCTGATAGGCTTTTTTGGCCTGACACTCGGCCCGGCCCTGATTTCGCTCTACCTCTCCTTCACCGACTTCGACATGTTGAGGGCGCCGGGTTGGGTGGGAGCCGCAAATTACGTGCGCATCGCGACGGCCGATCCGAAATTTGCATCGGCCATGTCCGTCACATTGACCTATGTCGTCTTGTCGGTGCCCTTCAAGTTGACTTTTGCGCTTCTTGTTGCGCTTGCCCTGAACCGGGGCTTGCGCGGCCTGCCGATCTACCGCGCGATCTTCTACCTTCCGTCCCTTCTTGGCGGCAGCGTGGCGATCGCCGTATTGTGGCGCCAGCTTTTCGCCAGCGACGGTCTCGTCAACGCCGCGCTTTCGCATTTCGGTATCGTCGGCCCGAGCTGGATTTCGCATCCGAGCTATTCGATCTACACGCTGGTCGCACTCTCCGTCTGGCAGTTCGGCTCGCCTATGATCATTTTCCTGGCCGGCCTGCGCCAGATCCCGCAGGATATGTATGAGGCTGCAAGCCTCGACGGTGCATCGAAATTCCGCCAGTTCTACAAGATCACCCTGCCGCTGCTGACGCCCGTGATCTTCTTCAATGCTGTCGTCCAGACGATCGACGCCTTCAAGGCCTTCACGCCGGCCTTCATCATATCCGGCGGCACGGGTGGCCCGATCAATTCGACGCTGTTTTATACGCTCTATCTCTATCAGGAAGCTTTCGGCAATTTCCGCATGGGCTATGCCTCGGCGCTCGCCTGGATCCTCGTGGTGATCATCGCGATCTTTACGGCCTTCTCCTTCCTGACCTCGCGCTATTGGGTACACTACGATGACTGA
- a CDS encoding carbohydrate ABC transporter permease → MTASVTAARPPSDITKRSLPATLVIHALLIAASLLMLYPLLWMVSASVRPENEIFSSTSLIPSSVDFSSYVRGWTGLDISFGRFFWNSLVISLLVVAGNVIACSLTAFAFARLRFAGRNFWFAIMLGTLMIPYHVTLIPQYVLFLDLGWVNTILPLVVPKFLASDAFFIFLMVQFFRGIPRELDEAAMMDGCSAWRIYWKIMLPLSLPVLATAAIFSFIWTWDDFFGPLIYLNDMNTYTIQLGLRTFVDSTSASDWGGLFAMSTLTLVPVFFFFLFFQRLLIEGIATTGMKR, encoded by the coding sequence ATGACCGCTTCCGTCACCGCGGCCAGGCCGCCATCGGACATTACCAAACGCAGCCTGCCGGCAACGCTCGTCATCCACGCGCTGCTGATCGCCGCCTCGCTCCTGATGCTCTATCCGCTGCTGTGGATGGTGTCGGCATCGGTCAGACCGGAAAACGAGATCTTCTCGTCGACCTCGCTCATTCCGTCCTCGGTCGATTTTTCGTCCTACGTGCGCGGCTGGACCGGCCTCGACATCAGCTTCGGCCGCTTCTTCTGGAATTCGCTCGTCATCTCGCTGCTGGTTGTCGCTGGCAACGTCATTGCCTGTTCGCTGACCGCATTCGCCTTCGCGCGACTGCGTTTTGCCGGCCGGAACTTCTGGTTCGCGATCATGCTCGGCACGCTGATGATCCCCTATCACGTGACGCTGATCCCGCAATATGTGCTCTTCCTTGATCTCGGCTGGGTCAACACCATCCTGCCGCTGGTCGTGCCAAAGTTCCTGGCAAGCGACGCCTTCTTCATCTTCCTGATGGTGCAGTTCTTCCGCGGCATCCCGCGCGAACTCGATGAAGCCGCGATGATGGATGGCTGCAGCGCCTGGCGCATCTACTGGAAGATCATGCTGCCGCTGTCGCTGCCGGTTCTGGCCACAGCTGCCATCTTCTCCTTCATCTGGACCTGGGACGATTTCTTCGGTCCGCTGATCTACCTCAACGACATGAACACCTACACAATCCAGCTCGGCCTGCGCACTTTCGTGGACTCCACCAGCGCATCGGACTGGGGCGGATTGTTCGCCATGTCGACGCTCACGCTCGTGCCCGTGTTCTTCTTCTTCCTGTTCTTCCAGCGCCTGCTGATCGAGGGCATCGCCACGACTGGCATGAAGCGTTGA
- a CDS encoding Gfo/Idh/MocA family oxidoreductase produces the protein MSIKTVAIIGCGIGRSHIVEGYLPHPDKFKVVAICDLNEDRLRTIGDEFGIERRTTSFDELLADDGIDIIDICTPPGIHKEQVIAALAAGKHVVCEKPLTGSLAGVDEIIAAEKTARGTLMPIFQYRYGDGVEKAKRIIDAGLAGKFYMGSVETFWRRKPEYYAVPWRGKWATELGGVLVTHALHLHDMLFYLAGPATRVFGRVATRVNEIEVEDCASISLEMQNGAFVSLSCTLGSQNEISRLRLHFENITFESNHEAYAPGQDPWQIIAADDEVQAKIDAVIADWQPVPLRFNTQMLRFHDYLMGKGPLPVTSADARRALELVTAIYQSSDSGADVALPIGPDSPKYADWRARTK, from the coding sequence ATGAGCATCAAGACAGTCGCGATCATCGGCTGCGGTATCGGCCGCTCCCATATCGTCGAGGGGTATCTGCCGCATCCGGACAAGTTCAAGGTCGTAGCGATCTGCGACCTGAACGAAGATCGCCTGAGGACGATCGGCGACGAATTCGGCATCGAACGGCGCACGACCTCCTTCGACGAGCTGCTTGCCGATGACGGCATCGACATCATCGATATCTGCACGCCGCCGGGCATCCACAAGGAACAGGTCATTGCCGCACTTGCCGCCGGCAAGCATGTCGTTTGCGAGAAGCCGCTCACCGGTTCGCTCGCCGGGGTCGACGAAATCATCGCTGCCGAGAAGACCGCCAGAGGCACGTTGATGCCGATCTTCCAATATCGCTACGGCGATGGTGTCGAGAAGGCAAAGCGCATCATCGATGCCGGGCTTGCCGGTAAATTCTATATGGGCTCGGTCGAGACCTTCTGGCGCCGCAAGCCGGAATATTACGCAGTACCCTGGCGCGGCAAATGGGCTACCGAACTCGGTGGCGTACTCGTCACCCATGCGCTCCATTTGCACGACATGCTCTTTTATCTCGCCGGTCCGGCAACCCGCGTCTTCGGCCGCGTGGCGACCCGCGTCAACGAGATCGAGGTCGAAGACTGCGCCTCCATCAGCCTGGAGATGCAGAACGGCGCCTTCGTTTCGTTGTCCTGCACGCTCGGCTCGCAGAACGAGATCAGCCGGCTCAGGCTTCACTTCGAAAACATCACATTCGAGAGCAATCACGAGGCCTATGCGCCCGGCCAGGATCCTTGGCAGATTATTGCTGCCGATGACGAAGTTCAGGCGAAGATCGATGCCGTCATCGCTGACTGGCAGCCCGTACCGCTGCGCTTCAACACGCAGATGCTGCGCTTCCACGATTATCTGATGGGCAAGGGACCGCTTCCGGTGACGAGCGCGGATGCAAGGCGCGCGCTGGAGCTGGTCACGGCCATCTACCAATCTTCCGACAGCGGCGCCGATGTTGCCCTGCCGATCGGTCCTGACAGCCCGAAATACGCCGACTGGCGTGCAAGAACCAAATAA
- the ugpC gene encoding sn-glycerol-3-phosphate ABC transporter ATP-binding protein UgpC, with amino-acid sequence MATSVVLQKVEKRYGQLDVIHGIDLTIDPGEFAVFVGPSGCGKSTLLRMIAGLEEISGGALLLDNERMNEVTPAKRGIAMVFQSYALYPHMSVYKNLAFGLETAGYKRAEIEPKVRRAAQILQIEKLLERKPKALSGGQRQRVAIGRAIVREPRIFLFDEPLSNLDAELRVQMRVEISRLHRSLGNTMIYVTHDQVEAMTMADKIVVLNSGRIEQVGAPLDLYNNPANRFVAGFIGSPKMNFLNARIESVTDTGSTINVCGSSIQLGRRLAGQPGQDVTFGIRPEHLAVTEGGTVLSTVNVDLVENLGGATMLYATTPDNQALTIALDGQQKVERGTNVKASFDPARCHVFDASGKTI; translated from the coding sequence ATGGCAACGAGTGTCGTTCTTCAGAAGGTCGAGAAGCGCTATGGGCAGCTCGACGTCATCCACGGCATCGACCTGACGATCGATCCCGGTGAGTTCGCGGTCTTCGTCGGCCCGTCTGGCTGCGGCAAGTCCACGCTGCTGCGCATGATCGCCGGCCTCGAGGAAATCTCCGGTGGTGCGCTGCTGCTCGACAACGAGCGCATGAACGAGGTGACGCCCGCCAAGCGCGGCATCGCCATGGTCTTCCAGTCCTATGCGCTCTATCCGCATATGTCGGTCTACAAGAACCTTGCCTTCGGTCTCGAAACCGCAGGCTACAAGCGGGCGGAAATCGAACCGAAAGTACGCCGCGCCGCGCAGATCCTGCAGATCGAGAAGCTGCTCGAACGGAAGCCGAAGGCACTCTCGGGTGGCCAGCGCCAGCGTGTTGCAATCGGCCGTGCCATCGTGCGTGAGCCGCGCATCTTCCTCTTCGACGAGCCGCTGTCCAACCTCGATGCTGAACTGCGCGTCCAGATGCGCGTGGAGATTTCCCGCCTGCACCGCAGCCTCGGCAACACGATGATCTACGTCACCCACGACCAGGTGGAAGCCATGACGATGGCCGACAAGATCGTCGTCCTGAATTCCGGTCGGATCGAGCAGGTTGGCGCCCCTCTCGACCTCTACAACAATCCCGCCAACCGTTTCGTCGCCGGCTTTATCGGCAGCCCGAAGATGAACTTCCTCAATGCCAGGATCGAAAGTGTCACCGACACCGGCTCGACGATTAACGTCTGCGGCAGCTCCATCCAGCTCGGCCGTCGGCTTGCCGGTCAGCCGGGCCAGGACGTTACCTTCGGCATCCGCCCAGAACATCTTGCCGTGACGGAAGGCGGCACCGTGCTCTCGACCGTCAATGTCGATCTCGTCGAAAATCTCGGTGGCGCCACCATGCTCTACGCAACGACGCCGGACAACCAGGCGCTAACCATAGCGCTTGATGGTCAGCAGAAGGTCGAGCGCGGCACCAATGTGAAGGCATCCTTCGATCCCGCCCGCTGTCACGTTTTCGACGCCAGCGGCAAGACGATCTGA
- a CDS encoding phosphotransferase, with translation MTPEERIHALGIWQGPIDIVPITGGLTNRNYLVRDGAQRRVVRLGDDIPVHHINRQNELAASRAGHAAGISPAVIHHAPGVLVLDFIDAKPLSPDDVRKPETLARLIPLIRACHRDMARHFRGQALIFWVFHVIRDYIANLKAAGSPYAPLLDELLAKAERLEEAAGPFEIAFGHNDLLAANFLDDGRRLWLIDWDYAGFNTPLFDLGGLASNSEFSEEAERMMLETYFDRPLTDDLSRRYQAMKCASLLRETLWSMISEIHSTIDFDYATYTAENRARFERAYRAFEQDH, from the coding sequence GTGACGCCTGAAGAGAGGATCCATGCGCTTGGCATTTGGCAAGGTCCGATCGACATAGTCCCGATCACCGGCGGCCTCACCAACCGGAACTATCTGGTGAGAGATGGCGCGCAGCGTCGCGTTGTCCGCCTGGGCGACGATATCCCGGTCCACCACATCAACAGGCAGAACGAGCTTGCGGCAAGCCGTGCAGGCCATGCGGCCGGCATCTCGCCTGCCGTTATCCATCATGCGCCAGGCGTGCTGGTTCTCGATTTCATTGATGCCAAACCACTGTCGCCCGATGATGTCAGGAAGCCCGAAACGCTTGCCCGTCTCATTCCACTGATCCGCGCCTGCCACCGCGACATGGCCCGCCATTTTCGCGGTCAGGCGCTGATCTTTTGGGTTTTCCATGTGATCCGCGATTACATCGCAAACTTGAAGGCTGCCGGCAGTCCTTATGCACCGCTGCTGGACGAGCTGCTTGCCAAAGCCGAGCGTCTCGAAGAAGCCGCGGGCCCCTTCGAGATTGCCTTCGGTCACAACGACCTGCTCGCCGCCAACTTCCTCGACGATGGCAGACGGCTTTGGCTGATCGACTGGGATTATGCCGGCTTCAATACGCCGCTGTTCGATCTCGGCGGTCTTGCGTCCAACAGTGAGTTTTCTGAAGAGGCGGAGCGCATGATGCTGGAAACCTATTTCGATCGGCCGCTGACGGATGATTTGAGCCGCCGCTACCAGGCCATGAAATGCGCCTCGCTGCTGCGCGAGACGCTCTGGAGCATGATCTCCGAGATCCATTCGACCATCGATTTCGACTACGCCACCTATACCGCCGAAAATCGTGCACGTTTTGAGCGCGCCTATCGGGCATTTGAACAGGATCATTGA